The Longimicrobium sp. region CCAACGACGCCGCGGCGCGCGACCGCTACGTGGCCGACTGGCGGCGCCAGAACCCCATGCCGCGCGGCACCGTCCGCACCGTGGCCGACCACATCGACCACATCGTGAAGGTGGCGGGGATCGACCACGTGGGATACGGCTCGGACTTTGACGGCGTGACCTCGCTCCCCGTGGGGCTGGAGGACGTGTCGCGCTTCCCGTATCTCACCGCCGAGCTCCTGCGCCGCGGCTACAGCGACGCCGACGTGCGCAAGATCCTGGGCGGCAACCTCCTGCGCGTCATGCGCCAGGCCGAGTCCGTGGCCGCCCGCCTCCAGCGCGAGCGCGCCCCCTCCACCGCCATGATCGACGTCATGGACGGCGGGCTGGTGCGGTAGGCCGGATCTCGCGACGTGGAAGCAGAGCCGCCGGTCCTCGTTCGAGGGCCGGCGGCTCCGCTTCTATGGCTGCTCTCCGCGAAGCTCCAGGATCTTCTGGTAGGTGAGAATGTCCGCCCGGTCCAGCGTTCGGTCGGCGACGCGCTTGGCGGCGATCAACCCGCGCAGGCCGAGCACCCGGATCTCCCGTCCTCCGAAATCCGCCGTTTCCGCCATCGCGTCGCACGCGGCGTAGTCGCCCACGCCGGGCACCTCGGCGAAGATGTCGATGAAGCCCCGGTTCGTCTTCAACGTCAGGATCGTCGCCATCCGGAGCGTCTGCGCGTCCATGCACCACGGAAGGTCGTCGCGCGGGAAGTCGCGCGGAAACGCGTTCCACGAGGCGAGCAGGCCGGCGAGCCGGGCCAGGTTCTCCGGCGCGCGATCGTAGCAGATGTCCACGTCGTTGGTCATGCGCGGCGAGCCGTGGACGATCCCGGCCAGGCCGCCGATGAGCACGAACCGGACGCCTGCCCTGTCGAGATCCGCGACCATTTCCGTGAGACTCATCCCGATCTCCTCAATCTGAAACGGTTCATCAGCTCTGCCGCGTCGTCCGCTTCACGAAGCCGTTCCGCGAGCGGGCGTCGCATGTTGGCGGCGATCAGGGACACGTCGAGGCCGAACGACTCCGCGGACAGTGCGGGAGCGCGCTCGCGCACGGCGGGCCGGCCGCGGCGCCGCGGCTCGTGCAGGTAAGCCCGGCTCAGCCAGGCGGTGAAGGTGCAGAGGTATCGGTCCACGTCCACCGCTACGCGAACGCTCCCGTCGCCCGACTCGGCGGAGACGATGGGAGCCGAGGGATCCGCCGCCAGCGCCGGGCCGGCCATCTCCCAGGCAGCACGGAGCGGAGTGCCCGCGGTTTCATGGATCACCTTCGCCAGTCCGAGCCGGCGCGCATCTCCTTCCGAATACGCCAGGTACACCCCCAGTCCCGCGGAGGCGTTCTGGACCCACTTCGTGTCCGCGTTCACCGCCAGGGCGAACTGCGCGAGCGTCATCTCCATGTATTTCGATCTGAAGTTCAGATCTAATTTACTGCCTCGGGCTCGGCGAGCAACTGTTGGGCGAAAAGGACGCGGTCCTCACCGAATACGGCGAGGACCGCGTTGCTGGAGCAAGACGCCGTTCAGCAGCGGCCGTCGGCGCTGGGGCAGTTGGCCGGGTTGCAGCTCAGCGGGCAGCTGGCGCAGGTGATGGGGCAGCTCGCGTTGCAGCTGACGCAGGTGTCCATGTCGCTGCAGCGGTCGCAGGTGTTGCAGGTGTCCTGGTCCACGCTGGCGCTGTCCATCCCGCGCACGGTTCCCATCCGGCCGGCCGCGGCCTCGGTGGGGAAGGATTGCACGACCAGCTCGTCCGGGTTCAGGCTCAGCTTGCGCATGACGATCTCCCGTCGCGGGGAGGGTGGGGGGAAGGCGGACGGCGGCTCCCCGCTCCGTGCGTCCGCCGGCGGCCGCCGTGAACAGCGGCCGGGGGAGTTCAGGCGTCGAGCGATCCGCCCAGCATGGCCCTGGCGCGCGGCGCCCGACCATGGATGCGTGACGAACCGCCGCCGCGCCAGTGCGAAGCATTCGCACGCGGGGGTGAACCGTATTCGCCGCGTGACGGGTGATCGTCCCCGTGACGCTGGAGCGGCCCTCTCCCGTGGTGATCCGGAAGAGGGCCGCCGGTGTGCCGGGGACGCCGCTCAGCTGCCGACGGGTGATGGCCGCGCCTCCAGAGCGGCACGGGCGGCGCGGGCCTTCTCCTCGCAGCTGGCGCATCCGGTCTTCGCCGGGGGCTGCCCCATCAGCGCGTCGAGGATGGCGTTGCTCACCGCGCCGCGCGAGGCCAGGTCGAAGCCGAAGAACATCGGCGACGAGTTCACCTCCAGGAACACCAGCCGCCCCGTCTCCGGGTCCGTCTTGAAGTCCGCCGCGCCGAAGTCCATCGACAGCATCTCCATCACCCGTGCCAGCCCCTCGCACAGCTCGCGCGGAACGGCGTCCAGCGGCATGGGGATCACCTGCGTGTCGGTGGCGGTGCGGTAGTCCAGCTCCTTGGACCGCATCTCGAACGGAATGAACCGCCCGCCGATGCAGTACAGGCGGATCTCCGGCGCCACCAGGCGGTTCTGGAGCAGGAACGGCCCCGCGCCGCCCGTCTCCCGCGCGAACTCCACCATCGCCCCCGCCTCGCGGCAGTGCGAGCCGCCCTGCACCGGCTTGGCGATGAGCGCCTGTTCGGCTGCCCGCCGCTCCACCGCCTCCAGGTCGTTGGTGATGACGGTGGCGGGCACCTCCAGCCCGGCGCGGCGGGCCAGGTGCAGCTGGAAGGCCTTGTTGTTGTTGCCGATGAACCGCCCGTTCAGCACCCGCACCTCGGGGTGCACGTGCAGCCACCCGGCGAGGGTGGTGTACCACGCCGCCGCCCGCCGCGACGTTTCGGGCGTGGGGTCGGCCTGGTAGCTGAACACGTCGTGTCGCACGAAGCAGGCGCTGGGGCGGATCTCGCGGCCGTCCAGCGTCAGCCGGTCGCTGTCCAGGTCCCACTCCAGCGTGGGCTGCGCGCGCGCGCCGGAAAAGAGGACGAGGTGCTCGAAGCCGCGCGTCAGGGCCTGGCGGCAAAGCGAGTGCAGGCTGTAGTCGACCTCGCCGCCGGCGATCAGCAGCTGGCCCGCGGGCCGCGGCGGCGGCGGGGGGCCCTGTTCCATCATTTCCATCCGGGTCTCTCGCGGTTGAGCGCGGAGCGAAGGGCCGCCCCGCGCGTGGAGGAGGGTCGCGGGAGAGCCCCGCCGCCGGGGCGGCGGGGCTCTCCCGAGCTTCACCGTCGGGTTCCG contains the following coding sequences:
- a CDS encoding nucleotidyl transferase AbiEii/AbiGii toxin family protein codes for the protein MVADLDRAGVRFVLIGGLAGIVHGSPRMTNDVDICYDRAPENLARLAGLLASWNAFPRDFPRDDLPWCMDAQTLRMATILTLKTNRGFIDIFAEVPGVGDYAACDAMAETADFGGREIRVLGLRGLIAAKRVADRTLDRADILTYQKILELRGEQP